The nucleotide sequence GCGCAAGTACGCCCGGCATGAGTATTTGATGAAGCTCATCGAAGCCGCCCTGCAGATTTCCAACTTGCCAATTGCGGTTCACCTCGACCATGGCGACAGTTTCGAGCTTTGCAAGGCATGCATTGACGGTGGGTTCACCTCGGTCATGATCGATGGCTCCCACCTTCCCTTCGATGAGAATGTGGCCCTCACGAAGAAGGTGGTCGAGTACGCACATCCTCGGGGCATCCCTGTGGAGGCTGAACTAGGCAGGTTGAAGGGCGTGGAAGAGCATGTCTCCGTGGAGGAGCGCGATGCAATCTTCACCGACCCCGACGAGGCCCGGGAGTTCGTTGAACGTACCGGCTGCGACTCCTTGGCGGTGGCCATTGGCACCAGCCACGGTGCCTACAAATTTGCCGGCGAGCCGTTCTTAGACTTTGAACGGCTGCGGGCCATCGAGGAACGCCTGCCCGGCTTCCCCTTGGTTTTGCACGGCGCTTCCAGCGTACTCCAACCGTTTGTGGAAATGTGCAACAAGTACGGTGGCAAGCTTCCTGGGGCAAAGGGTGTGCCGGAGGAGATGATTGCCCGGGCGGTCAAAGGCGGCGTGTGCAAGGTGAACATCGATACTGACTTGCGGCTGGCGATGACAGCCACTATTCGTAAAGAGTTTGCGGAGAATCCGAGCAACTTTGACCCGCGACTCTACTTGGGTCCAGCGCGCGAGGCGATCAAGGAAATGGTCCGGCACAAGCTTCATGTGCTCGGTTGTACCGGGAAGGCATAGGTTTTCCAGAATCAGCAGGAGCGGAGGTTGACATGGCAGCCAAAGTTGCAATCAACGGTTTTGGGCGGATTGGAAGACTCGTATTTCGCATTTTGGAGCAAGACAAGGCGTTCGAAGTGGTGCACATCAATGACATCACGGACGCGCCGACTCTTGCACATCTACTTAAGTACGACTCCGTGCATGGTCGTTTCAAGGGCACGGTGAAGGCAGAAGGTAATGCCATAGTGGTCAACGGCAAGGCTTACGAGGTGAGCGCCGAGACCGACCCGGCAAAGCTTCCCTGGAAGGCCAAGCAGGTGGACATCGTGGTCGAGGCAACCGGCGTGTTCCGCAAGCGGGAACAGGTGGCAAAGCACCTGGCCGCTGGCGCCAAGAAGGTGGTCGTCACCGTCCCCGCGAAGGACGAGATCGACGCTACCATCGTCGTAGGGGTGAACGATCACATGCTGAAGCCGGAGCATACGATTGTCTCCAATGCCTCCTGCACCACGAATTGCCTGGCACCCATTGTGAAGGTGCTGAACGACTCGTTCGGTGTGGTCAAAGGCTTCATGACGACGGTGCACGCTTATACGAATGACCAGCGCATCCTCGACCTGCCGCACAAGGACCTGCGCAGGGCACGTGCCGCTGCTGCCTCTATCATCCCAACCACGACTGGCGCGGCCAGGACCGTGGGCAAGGTGATTCCTGAGCTGAAAGGCAAGCTGGATGGGTTGGCGTTGCGCGTTCCGGTCGCCGATGGTTCTATCGTCGATTTCGTTGCCGAGTTGAAAGTGGCCGTTACTGCCGAAGAGATCAACGCGGCCATGAAGAAGGCCGCCGAAGGCCCAATGAAGGGGATCATCGAGTACACCGAAGACCCCATCGTCTCCTGCGACATCATCGGTTCCAGCGCCTCGGCGATTTTCGATGCCGAGTCGACCAATGTCATGGCCGAAGACGCCTCCGGCAAGGGCAAGTTCGTGAAGGTCCTGGCGTGGTACGACAACGAATGGGGTTATTCTTGCCGTGTTGTCGACTTGATGAAGAAGATGATTTAGGGGAACTTTTCGTGCGTTGAAGCTGTTTGCGTAGTCGGAACTGGCCGGTGTTCACTAAGCGGGAAGGATCTCAGTAGAGGATGCGCCGCAAGATCATAGCAGGCAACTGGAAGATGTACAAGACCGTGAGCGAGGCTAAGGAGTTGGCCAAAGCGCTCAAGGTCCGCTTGGTGAACGAGGTAAAGAAGCTGGATGTGGTAGTTATTCCGCCGTTCACCGATCTGTTGGCAGTTGCCGAGATCTTGCGTGAGAGCGGCATCTCGTGGGGGGCGCAGAATCTGCACTGGGAACCGAAGGGTGCTTTTACCGGCGAGGTTTCGGGCGAGATGATCAAGTCGACAGGCGCTTCGTATGTGATCATCGGCCATTCCGAACGGCGGCAATACTTCGGGGAAACCGACGAGACGGTCAACCGGCGGCTGAAGGCGGCGCTCCAGGCGGGCCTGACGCCGATTGTCTGCATAGGCGAGACACTTGCGCAGCGGCAGGCGAATCAGACCTTGCAGGTCCTGGAGAGTCAGCTTCGCGGCGCGCTCCAGGGCTTCTCCGCTGAGCAGCTCAGCGGCGTGGTGATTGCCTACGAGCCTGTCTGGGCCATCGGCACCGGGGTGAACGCGACTCCAGAACAAGCGCAAGAGGCGCACCAGTTCGTGCGCCGCCTTATTGCGGACTTGGCTGGCGATGGATGCGCAGCGGCCATGCGCATCCAGTACGGCGGCAGCGTAAAGCCTGACAACGCGCGTTCTCTACTCTCGCTCCCGGATGTCGATGGCGCCTTGGTCGGGGGCGCGAGCCTGGAGGCAGACTCCTTTGCGGCGATTGTCAAGGCGGCAGCCGAGGTCCAGGTAGCGAGGTAGTCTCAGGGGCGATAGTCCACAGGAGGGCATGTGCTCTATACCTTTCTGTTGTTCATCCATGTGTTGGTCTGCATTTTCATGACGATTGCAATTCTCTTGCAGTCGAGCAAGGGAGGCGGATTGGCTGGGGCCTTCGGTGGGGGCGGTACGGTGGGCGCCATGTTTGGTGGCCGCGGTGCAGCTCCGCTTCTTAGCAAAATCACCATCGGCTTAGGTGCTGCATTCATGGTGTTGTCAATGACCCTCGGTCTGATGACGCGCGGCGTGATGCCTCGCGAGAAGAGCGTGGTGGAAGAAGAGCGCGCCAGGCGACAGTCGACACCTGCCTCAGTGCTGCCGGTGGTACCCTCGGAGCAAACGGGCGGAGAGGCAGTCCCAGAAAGCCCGCAGCCGTAGCAGTCGTTGGGGATAAAGGCTCTTTCCACCTGTCGTGGGGAGAGTAGGATGCCGAAGTGGTGGAATTTGGTAGACACGCTGTCTTGAGGGGGCAGTACCCACCGGGTGTGCGGGTTCGAATCCCGCCTTCGGCACAGTTTCTTGGGTAGAATTGGACCAACGAGGAGCGGTGACGATGAAAGCAACACACCGGACCACAATTTTGGCGATTGCGGTGGGTGTGGCGGTGTTGGGCGCATGT is from Calditrichota bacterium and encodes:
- the fba gene encoding class II fructose-1,6-bisphosphate aldolase, coding for MPLVTTKEMFAKAYEGGYAIGAFNVNNMEIIQGIVEAAEEERAPLILQISKGARKYARHEYLMKLIEAALQISNLPIAVHLDHGDSFELCKACIDGGFTSVMIDGSHLPFDENVALTKKVVEYAHPRGIPVEAELGRLKGVEEHVSVEERDAIFTDPDEAREFVERTGCDSLAVAIGTSHGAYKFAGEPFLDFERLRAIEERLPGFPLVLHGASSVLQPFVEMCNKYGGKLPGAKGVPEEMIARAVKGGVCKVNIDTDLRLAMTATIRKEFAENPSNFDPRLYLGPAREAIKEMVRHKLHVLGCTGKA
- the gap gene encoding type I glyceraldehyde-3-phosphate dehydrogenase, whose protein sequence is MAAKVAINGFGRIGRLVFRILEQDKAFEVVHINDITDAPTLAHLLKYDSVHGRFKGTVKAEGNAIVVNGKAYEVSAETDPAKLPWKAKQVDIVVEATGVFRKREQVAKHLAAGAKKVVVTVPAKDEIDATIVVGVNDHMLKPEHTIVSNASCTTNCLAPIVKVLNDSFGVVKGFMTTVHAYTNDQRILDLPHKDLRRARAAAASIIPTTTGAARTVGKVIPELKGKLDGLALRVPVADGSIVDFVAELKVAVTAEEINAAMKKAAEGPMKGIIEYTEDPIVSCDIIGSSASAIFDAESTNVMAEDASGKGKFVKVLAWYDNEWGYSCRVVDLMKKMI
- a CDS encoding triose-phosphate isomerase; translated protein: MRRKIIAGNWKMYKTVSEAKELAKALKVRLVNEVKKLDVVVIPPFTDLLAVAEILRESGISWGAQNLHWEPKGAFTGEVSGEMIKSTGASYVIIGHSERRQYFGETDETVNRRLKAALQAGLTPIVCIGETLAQRQANQTLQVLESQLRGALQGFSAEQLSGVVIAYEPVWAIGTGVNATPEQAQEAHQFVRRLIADLAGDGCAAAMRIQYGGSVKPDNARSLLSLPDVDGALVGGASLEADSFAAIVKAAAEVQVAR
- the secG gene encoding preprotein translocase subunit SecG — protein: MLYTFLLFIHVLVCIFMTIAILLQSSKGGGLAGAFGGGGTVGAMFGGRGAAPLLSKITIGLGAAFMVLSMTLGLMTRGVMPREKSVVEEERARRQSTPASVLPVVPSEQTGGEAVPESPQP